A window of Phragmites australis chromosome 15, lpPhrAust1.1, whole genome shotgun sequence genomic DNA:
AGATATCCATATCAGGAAGATCATACTTGACAATGTCTTCAAGGCCATTGATGATCTCTTCACGGTGACCTTGTGCGCGAACAACACCATTAtacttggccacctcgggccaGTCTAGGGAGGCAACAACCTAAATGGGACCCGACGTGGCAAGTGTTAGTATAATAAGATGAAACTAGAGAAACACGCTGTCCATTTTCTGATGAGAACAAAATCTTACAGAAGCAATGGAAGGAGCGGTATCATCTAGAGCGGCAGGGTGAGTGACATCGGCACCAAATATAATCGTTGCTTTGTTCGAAACAATCGGTAAACTTACTCCTGGATCAGCAAATACAGAGTTCCTTCCTCCAGCCTGTGGAATTGGTGGATACATCAATATCATTTTCATCAACAAGTTTTGTCAAACAACACTTCAAGAGGCCCGTGTAGTTAATGCTAACCTTGGCGTTGATCTTAAGAGCAACATTTGCAAAGTACGCGGCACTCATTTTTTCGACATTTTTATCCAGACAACACTGCGACATGAGACCGATCTCTGTCTCGCAGATTCTTTTGAAATTACCTGTGGTCAGGAGTAATATCAGGTAAGACATGCCATAAAAAGGAAGAAACTAAGTTTGCTATCAGAAATATTACCATATAAGCCACCATTCTTTTCTGGCAATATAGCAAGGAGCAGGTCAATCTTTTGACCGCTCAGCCTGTTCCGCGCTTGCTGATAGTGCCCACGAAGATCAGCTTCAACTTGATCAGGACGAGCCATGAATATTGGAAGCCTCAAACTATCCATGTCCTGAAATCAAAGTGAAATGGGAACTTCGGAGTTCTGCAAGAATGTGTGGATGACAAAATAATCAGAGGGATAATAAAAACGTATATACCACTCCAGTAGTACGACACATTTTAGCCAACTCGAAGCAGAATTTTTGAACAGCGGCCATATTCAAATCTGGACAAAAGTTGACGCAGGCCCAGTTCCTGACCCTTGCTCCATTCACTACTTTCtgcaaataataaaataaaatgtttaAACAATGCAGgcaaatcaagaacaaatatctgCCATCGCAATTACACAGAAGAAAAAACTATCAGTAATCAGTACCAACTGAAAGAAGTAGGACCATTCTGGTGAATATTTGGATATGGTGACGGGCTAATGACAAAGAGATACTAAGGTATATACAGAGAACAAAACTCAAGTGATCAGTAAAGCTTCTTTTGTAACCCATGATCAATTTATCACGGAAAGGCAGTACTCCTCCAAAGAACATAAAATAAAATTCCTTGCAAATTGGACAAGGTTCTTCAAACAGTTTTCTACTGTGTCTGTAATATTAAGGGTGGCTCCGGCGTTCAGCTGCTCATGACATACCCTTTTTATCATGTTCCACCGCCCATCCTTCGGGCAGCACCAACTCTCAGCTCCAGAACCATGGTACTTCAGCTGCAGCAATAAAAATAGAATGATATAATCACAAAATTGcgttccaattttttttaaaaaatctgcATAACATGGAAGAAGGATTACAGTTGGAGCCGGCAGAACTCTAGCCTGAACTGAAGTAGGATTGTAGTCAACCTCTATGCCAAATTCATTCGCACGCTTGGTGCTGTTGTACTGGTTGCGCTCAACGACCTAAGCAAAAACAAATTAAGTTGGATTAGAGAAAACTTGAAATGTGTTTTCTCTCAGTTCACACCTGACAAACACAAAGTGCGGTAACAGTGTGAACCTGACAAATGTCTTGCTTGCGGACAGATGGCTTCTGACAGGTTAACTTCATTAGAGCAGCAACCTGAGTGTCTCCCAGCTTCTTCTGGTAGCGCTGTCCGGGAACTATCCTGCAAACCTGgaatccaaatttaaattcagaAACAGGAGCAGAACATATGGAGGGGCAAAGAGTATAGGCCATCGTGCTGAAATCCAAGTACACAATTAGCAAcctccataggaagatagttggGCCTCTGTTCAGTGCCAACTTGTACACATGGGAGAAAACCATACTGTAGATTCAGATGGTATGCTTCTCTGAAGTAATCCTTGACAGTCTTTTCAACCCCAGAGGACGATGTGAAACTGATAATACAAGAGTTAATGTTTTATTAAAATAAGCGCTGACGAGAGAATTCAATGCCAGCATTCCTGACTAGAGAGACAGGATGCATTGTTCAACATGAAGGGAAAGGAGGGAAGTCCTATACCTTGTATGACTAAGAGAACTTTCGGTCAAGCTGGCAATTCTGTACTTCCGCCGTGCATCTCCTCGGTGAGTGACTTCAATCCTCACACCCCTGAGGGTCTTCTTGAGCTGCAAATTCGGAAAACAGCAACATCCATCTAAAGTTCACCTTTGCACAAGGCACTTTGCATCCAGgcaggaaaaaaaatgcataccTTGACATAATCCATATGACTAATACTAGTAAAGTTGCTCGTTTTTTCCTTGTAAAGAATCTTCTTGACAAATTCAACCAGTGGCAGGGGTCGAATgaaagctgttgaagaaatgTCTGCGATGGGAAATGTGATTTACTCAAACATCTAAAAAGACACAAAAAAAATCTGGACTGAAATATTACTAACCGCGTGAACGTGGAAtctcaagttttttttattcctcTAGCTATCACTACTAACCACAAGTTAACTACTTCCCATTTAATCCACTTTATGTCAACCAGAcaataaaatcaatttgcacTGAGCACATTGAATTAAAATGATATCAGTATCGGACCTATGATCACAGACAAGCCATTTTGTGTAGGCCTGATGCTCTGATAGAACCCCTTCCATCCCTCAATACCCAGGCCTAGATCCTTTAGGTCCTCTATGACCGGCGAGAAGAAGGACCGGCCAACCGCGACGTACCTGCGCATTGTCGACAAAGAACGAATATTTGTCATCCCAGTTCAAGAAAACAGCAAGATGATCAAGTCCATGGAGCAAGTGTATACCCCATATCGTTGCGTTCATTGAGCACGATGTCACGCATCACGATGTCGAGGACCTGCAGCGCCTGGCCCGGGATGTCTGTGGATTGGCCCCCCATGAGCATCATCAGCTGGTGCAGACTGACCGCCGTGGCGTGCTTGATCACCACCGTGTACTTCCTCTCCGTCCTGCGGAATCGTCAAGCATCTCGTAAGACTCATCTCAGCATGCGATCGCCATAGGGAGAACCGGAGAAGTACGTAGCTAGAGTATACCTTCGGTCAAAGGAGTTGTTGTTTCCGAACAAGGTGATCACGAACTCCTTGCTTTTGAACGGCAGCTCACCGGCGGTGAAGAGCGACTTCCTGCCGTCGTAAGCCGGGAGGCGGCCGCCGAGGTCGGTCTGCTGGTGCTCGGACACCAGCTTCGACATGAGCTCCCTGTAAACGCCCTTCAACGTCGACTCCGGCGAGATGGTCACCTGCCAATAACCAGCACAGATACAAACACGCGGTCAGACGGATTGCGCCGAGATCAACAATGGGGAGTGCAGGGGAGGCCTTAATTACGTCGTAGTGGTGCAGGCCCTTGTCGACGAGGCCGACGAAGAAGTGGTTGGCCTTGACGACGCACGGCGTCCCCTTGGCACCTACCCCGGGGCGCGCCGGGAGCATGGGCTCGTCGCGGTGGATGTCCATCATCTTGAACTTCTGCCGAAGCGCGGCGGCCGCAGCCGCGTAGCGCTCCGAGAGGGGTGGCCCGGCTTGGCGCAGATCGGCAGGCTGGCTCTGaccgccgcgcccgcgcccgggGTCACCGCCGAAGTAGTCAccaccgctgcctcctccctgctgcccgccgccgcggccgtagTCGTTGCCTCCGCGGCCACCGCGTCCCTGGTAGCCGCCGCCACGGCCCCCGCCCCCACCCGCACCCCCGCCACGGCCTTCCTGGtaccctccgccgcctcggcccacGCCCTGACCTTCCTGGTACCCTCCGCCTCCTCGGGCCCCGCACCCGCCCCGACCTTCCTGGTACCCTCCGCCTCCTCGGCCACCGCCCCCGCCACGGCCTTCCTGGtaccctccgccgcctcggccaCCGCCCCCATCACGGCTTCCCTGGTAGCCGCCGCGGCCGTCGAAGCCACGACCTCCGCCCCTGCCGCCGCGGTCATCACCGTAGAACTGCCcacctcggccgccgccgcctctatAGCCCCCCTGAGCCACGTTCGAGTTCGCCTGGCCccggccgccgcggcctcctccACGGTGATGGCTCGCCATGGCAACTGCTCACGCCCCTGTGAAACGCACCAACTGATCACACGAAGACAAGAAGGGGAACGGGAAGCAAATATCCAGAAAGTTCGCCACCAACTACCTATATATATGGTCATGTCGAAAAGCCATGTCGAAATTTTCCAAGAAAATAGGAAGATGAAAATTGAGAATGAAGATGTATTACAGATCCAGAAATAATTAAGCAAATGTTTCCAAAATAAAGTCGTGGCCTAGAAAGAAATaaattagtttgatccaaatTAATAAACGATATATCTGGGACGTATTAttacttcttttttattttagttacCGCTATTATAAAATTTTGGGTTCCCCTCCCCCGCCACTAAAAACCTTGTAACAAAAAAATACGGGCATGTAAGAAACTTTGATCTCACTCTAACGTGCTCCTTCCCGGACTCCTTTCTCTGACATCACGAAGCAATGTCACTGAAATAAACAGTGATTTGAGTCTGAATGTGTTCGTTTCAAATCTAACGGTTGATGAAGGGTTAATGTCACAACTACTGTTCACCAGTGATATTGCTTTAGTAATATTAGAGGATGCGAGTCCCTCCTTCCCACTCGTGCAGTTATTTCCTTGCTCAATGGCCCCTCAGTAATCTCATTTTCTAGTAATAGAAATGCACCCATAGAACATGGTTGTGAAAGATTTCTAAACTGCTGTTCACATTAAAGACAAAGACTTCTGTTTAGGATGAAAATATCTTTATTcttttgaagaagaaaaaaatatgttgtttGTGTCAGGTAGTGTGTTTGTTCgaagtcataggtgatgagtTTCCTCCCTTTAGCTA
This region includes:
- the LOC133893241 gene encoding protein argonaute 18-like, with translation MASHHRGGGRGGRGQANSNVAQGGYRGGGGRGGQFYGDDRGGRGGGRGFDGRGGYQGSRDGGGGRGGGGYQEGRGGGGGRGGGGYQEGRGGCGARGGGGYQEGQGVGRGGGGYQEGRGGGAGGGGGRGGGYQGRGGRGGNDYGRGGGQQGGGSGGDYFGGDPGRGRGGQSQPADLRQAGPPLSERYAAAAAALRQKFKMMDIHRDEPMLPARPGVGAKGTPCVVKANHFFVGLVDKGLHHYDVTISPESTLKGVYRELMSKLVSEHQQTDLGGRLPAYDGRKSLFTAGELPFKSKEFVITLFGNNNSFDRRTERKYTVVIKHATAVSLHQLMMLMGGQSTDIPGQALQVLDIVMRDIVLNERNDMGYVAVGRSFFSPVIEDLKDLGLGIEGWKGFYQSIRPTQNGLSVIIDISSTAFIRPLPLVEFVKKILYKEKTSNFTSISHMDYVKLKKTLRGVRIEVTHRGDARRKYRIASLTESSLSHTSFTSSSGVEKTVKDYFREAYHLNLQYGFLPCVQVGTEQRPNYLPMEVCRIVPGQRYQKKLGDTQVAALMKLTCQKPSVRKQDICQVVERNQYNSTKRANEFGIEVDYNPTSVQARVLPAPTLKYHGSGAESWCCPKDGRWNMIKRKVVNGARVRNWACVNFCPDLNMAAVQKFCFELAKMCRTTGVDMDSLRLPIFMARPDQVEADLRGHYQQARNRLSGQKIDLLLAILPEKNGGLYGNFKRICETEIGLMSQCCLDKNVEKMSAAYFANVALKINAKAGGRNSVFADPGVSLPIVSNKATIIFGADVTHPAALDDTAPSIASVVASLDWPEVAKYNGVVRAQGHREEIINGLEDIVKELLLAFQKESKQTPQQLIFYRDGVSEGQFKLVLEKEIPEIEKAWKALYNEKPQITFIVVQKRHHTRLFPSDQRCMDRSGNVLPGTVVDKMICHPTEFDFFLCSHAGIQGTSRPAHYHVLRDDNKFTADGLQSLTYNLCYTYSSCTRSVSIAPPAYYAHKLAFRARFYVTQGSDMASTASSGNTSAPPAARSRPLPEIKNELKRFMFYC